A region from the Aquila chrysaetos chrysaetos chromosome 15, bAquChr1.4, whole genome shotgun sequence genome encodes:
- the LOC115351059 gene encoding keratin, type II cytoskeletal 5-like, which translates to MSRQCAARNQSKAGFSAASAFIPNASSTSFCLRSASQGGNCTTATGYGRFAGGFGSRSLYSLGGCKRISIAGRGGDFYGPAGFGAGTGISCGFGGAVGGAFGFGGGMGGPGFPAIPAGGIHEVSVNQSLLKPLNLEIDPNIQSIRKDEKDQIQTLNNKFASFIDKVRFLEQQNKVLETKWALLQEQGNKTVRNNIEPLFETYINNLRRQLNSLLTDKENLGGELNKVQSLAEDFKNKYEEEINKHTAVENEFVILKKEVDAAYMNKTELQARLDSLMEEIDFLRALYEAELSQMQTQISDTSVILTMDNNRSLDMDSIIAEVKAQYEDIANRSRAEAESWYQSRYEELQATAGRHGDDLRNTKQEISELNRHVQRLRSEIDSVKKQCASLQTAIADAEQRGEMAVKDARTKLAELEAALQKAKTDLARQLREYQELMNVKLALDIEIATYRKLLEGEECRLSGEGAGAVNISVTRTAVGTGYGSGNCLSFGGSSGVGGGVCAGGMGFSSGSGQGTAGSCMVGGSSSSTKYVSSTSSTKRCY; encoded by the exons ATGTCTCGCCAGTGCGCTGCAAGGAACCAGAGCAAAGCTGgcttcagtgctgcttctgccttcaTCCCAAatgccagcagcaccagcttctGCTTGCGTTCTGCATCCCAAGGTGGAAACTGCACTACCGCCACTGGGTATGGAAGATTTGCTGGAGGTTTTGGAAGCAGGAGCCTCTACAGTCTTGGTGGATGCAAGAGGATCTCCATAGCTGGAAGAGGTGGTGACTTCTACGGACCTGCAGGTTTTGGTGCTGGCACTGGGATCTCCTGTGGTTTTGGTGGTGCAGTTGGTGGTGCCTTCGGGTTTGGAGGTGGCATGGGTGGCCCTGGATTCCCTGCTATCCCAGCTGGGGGCATCCATGAAGTCTCAGTCAACCAGAGCCTTCTGAAACCTCTCAACCTGGAGATTGACCCCAACATCCAGAGTATCCGTAAGGATGAGAAGGATCAGATTCAAACCCTCAATAATAAATTTGCCTCCTTCATCGACAAG GTCCGATTCCTTGAACAACAGAACAAGGTCCTGGAGACCAAGTGGGCCCTTCTGCAAGAACAGGGGAACAAAACAGTCAGAAACAACATTGAGCCCCTCTTTGAGACCTACATCAACAACCTCAGGAGACAGCTGAACAGCTTGCTGACAGACAAGGAGAACTTGGGAGGGGAGCTGAACAAGGTGCAAAGCCTTGCTGAGGACTTCAAGAACAA ATACGAAGAGGAGATCAACAAGCACACAGCTGTCGAGAATGAATTTGTGATCCTGAAGAAG GAGGTAGACGCTGCCTACATGAACAAGACAGAGCTGCAAGCCAGGCTGGACTCCCTTATGGAGGAGATAGATTTCCTCAGAGCCCTCTATGAAGCC GAACTGTCTCAGATGCAGACCCAGATCTCCGACACCTCTGTCATCCTGACCATGGACAACAACCGCAGCCTGGACATGGACAGCATCATTGCAGAGGTCAAAGCGCAGTACGAGGACATTGCTAACCGGAGCCGGGCGGAGGCTGAGTCTTGGTACCAGTCCAGG TATGAAGAACTGCAGGCTACAGCAGGCAGGCACGGGGACGACCTCCGTAACACCAAGCAGGAGATCTCTGAGCTCAACCGTCACGTCCAGCGGCTGCGGTCTGAAATAGACAGCGTGAAGAAACAG TGCGCCAGTTTGCAGACAGCCATTGCGGATGCTGAGCAGCGTGGGGAGATGGCCGTCAAGGATGCCAGGACAAAACTGGCTGAGCTGGAAGCAGCTCTCCAGAAGGCCAAGACAGACCTTGCCCGGCAGCTCCGTGAGTACCAGGAGCTCATGAATGTCAAGCTGGCCCTGGACATTGAGATTGCGACCTATAGGAAGCTGCTGGAGGGTGAGGAGTGCAG GCTCTCTGGAGAAGGTGCTGGTGCAGTCAATATCT CCGTGACCAGAACCGCCGTAGGAACAGGATATGGAAGTGGAAACTGTCTCAGCTTTGGAGGCAGCAGCGGTGTTGGAGGTGGGGTCTGTGCTGGAGGAATGGGCTTCAGCTCTGGAAGCGGACAAGGCACAGCCGGGTCATGCATGGTTGGTGGAAGCAGTTCCAGCACGAAGTATGTCTCCAGCACCTCTTCAACCAAGAGATGCTATTAA